The Primulina eburnea isolate SZY01 unplaced genomic scaffold, ASM2296580v1 ctg424_ERROPOS1667910, whole genome shotgun sequence genome contains a region encoding:
- the LOC140821103 gene encoding putative late blight resistance protein homolog R1A-10, whose amino-acid sequence MIFNQELIVNEWKCYQLNNQLNKQPTMTDINLYFKENVSHICALPFLSPPMAAAYASLLALARSLREILDLEQYIDPLHKEKNVSLKEKVDFIVDFFEDYSDKYQETLGREGNGIREAAYEAQDFMDSYQCSVSTIGDDGSSEEADLNLDRDLTMASERIGFIWDETMKMNNRDTTRDLRSVSYSFPVDRSSTVQTTARKRVVGFDDDLLVIKERLYEDSANLQIIPVVGMGGIGKTTLARKAYEDSILSQYFDKCAWITVSQEYQRREVLSGLLKSLKNEQSNENEAELAKLVYQSLIGRRYLIVIDDIWSTQAWDDLKMTFPDDGSGSRILLTTRLLDVAFEQQSCPLQLVEVGKKIAENCGGLPLTIVVVAGLLLSAGNVMREEVWENISENISSKEPTIALQCSKILCFSYDGLPLRLKPCFLYIAAFPEDSEIDVSELIKLWVAEGFLKPNDQFKWLEDVGEHYLEDLVNRSLLLVSKKGPDGKLETVGIHDMLREICITKAEEEGFLHGVSSKTNSRIEIINKPYRRLQIHCTQHFQEWKILDSSVRSVLIFSERYEEPRLYLRSRHVGVLDALQVTWQKFSNVISTFVNLRYFAFALTHASCPNGFPVSISKQPNLETIVVYPDVILFGNLWQVPYEILKMPKLRHLIWN is encoded by the coding sequence ATGATCTTTAATCAGGAATTAATTGTTAATGAATGGAAATGCTACCAGCTaaataatcaattaaataagCAGCCAACTATGACTGACATTAACTTATACTTTAAAGAAAATGTGTCGCATATCTGTGCCCTTCCGTTTTTGTCTCCTCCCATGGCTGCTGCTTATGCTTCGCTTCTTGCTCTTGCTCGATCATTGCGAGAGATTTTGGATCTTGAGCAGTATATCGATCCTCTTCACAAAGAAAAAAATGTTTCTCTCAAGGAAAAAGTTGATTTCATCGTTGATTTCTTTGAAGATTATTCAGATAAGTATCAAGAAACACTTGGTCGTGAGGGAAATGGGATTAGAGAAGCTGCATATGAAGCTCAAGATTTCATGGATTCGTATCAGTGTTCGGTGTCAACTATTGGTGATGATGGGAGTTCTGAAGAGGCTGATTTGAACTTGGATCGAGACTTAACCATGGCGTCTGAAAGGATTGGTTTTATTTGGGATGAGACGATGAAGATGAACAACAGGGACACGACAAGAGATCTCCGATCCGTATCTTATTCTTTTCCTGTTGATCGTTCATCCACAGTCCAAACCACTGCCAGAAAAAGGGTAGTGGGATTTGATGATGACTTGCTCGTAATCAAAGAACGGTTATACGAAGACTCTGCTAACCTCCAAATTATCCCAGTTGTCGGGATGGGGGGAATCGGGAAGACGACTCTGGCTAGAAAAGCATACGAAGATTCAATCCTTTCTCAATACTTCGACAAATGCGCATGGATCACAGTGTCACAAGAGTATCAAAGGAGAGAGGTTCTTTCAGGGCTTTTGAAGTCCCTCAAGAATGAACAATCTAATGAGAACGAAGCAGAACTGGCAAAACTAGTGTATCAAAGTCTCATTGGCAGACGATATCTCATTGTGATTGATGATATATGGAGTACCCAGGCATGGGATGATTTGAAGATGACATTCCCAGATGATGGTAGTGGAAGTCGAATCCTGTTAACCACCAGGCTATTAGATGTGGCTTTTGAACAACAATCTTGTCCTCTCCAACTGGTGGAAGTCGGGAAGAAGATTGCGGAAAATTGTGGGGGACTTCCTCTCACCATCGTGGTGGTTGCAGGACTACTCCTTTCTGCAGGCAACGTGATGAGAGAAGAAGTGTGGGAAAATATTTCGGAAAATATAAGTTCTAAAGAGCCTACAATTGCCCTTCAGTGCTCAAAGATACTGTGTTTTAGTTATGATGGGTTACCTCTTCGACTAAAACCATGCTTCCTCTACATAGCAGCTTTTCCTGAAGATTCTGAAATTGATGTTTCTGAGCTAATTAAGTTGTGGGTTGCTGAGGGATTTCTGAAACCAAATGATCAATTCAAATGGTTGGAAGATGTGGGCGAACATTATTTGGAGGATCTGGTGAACAGAAGTTTGCTGTTAGTGAGCAAGAAAGGGCCTGACGGGAAACTCGAAACTGTTGGAATCCATGACATGTTGAGGGAGATTTGCATAACAAAAGCTGAAGAAGAGGGGTTTCTTCATGGTGTCTCATCCAAAACGAATTCCAGAATAGAAATCATAAACAAACCATATCGCCGCCTCCAAATTCATTGCACGCAACATTTTCAGGAATGGAAAATCCTAGATTCGAGCGTGCGTTCGGTTCTAATTTTCTCCGAAAGATACGAGGAGCCAAGATTATATCTACGATCTAGGCACGTCGGTGTCTTGGATGCACTCCAAGTAACTTGGCAGAAATTTTCAAATGTAATATCTACATTCGTCAATTTAAGGTACTTTGCTTTTGCCTTAACCCATGCATCATGTCCCAATGGATTTCCAGTCTCAATATCGAAACAGCCCAATCTCGAAACTATAGTTGTTTATCCAGATGTCATCCTATTCGGAAACTTATGGCAAGTACCATATGAAATCTTAAAGATGCCGAAGTTAAGGCATCTGATCTGGAACTAA
- the LOC140821102 gene encoding putative late blight resistance protein homolog R1B-16 isoform X1 produces the protein MTDMNLYRAPPFLSPPMAAAYAALLAVARSLREILDLDKYIDPLHKEKNVSLKEKVDFIVAFLEDFSGNYQETLGREGNGIRKAAYEAQDFMDSYQCSVSTIDDDGSTEEADLNLDRDLTMASERIGFIWEETMKMNNGDTEKDRRSVSYSFPVDRSSTVQTTARKVEVGFDDYLLAIKERLYEDSAKLQIIPVVGMGGIGKTTLARKAYDDSIFSQYFDKCAWITVSQEYQRGEVLSGLLKSLKNEQSNENEAELAKLVYQSLFGRRYLIVVDDIWSTKAWDDFKMTFPDDGSGSRILLTTRLLDVASHARSSDAPVHQMNCLNNDQSWELLQESVFEQQSCPLQLVKVGKKIAENCRGLPLTIVVVAGLILSSGNVMREEVWENVSENISSKEPTIALQCSKILCFSYDRLPLRLKPCFLYIAAFPEDSEIDVSKLIKLWVAEGFLKPNDQFKWLEDVGERYLEDLVNRSLLLVSKKGPDGKLETVRIHDMLREICITKAEEEGFLHVVSSKTNSITEIIENPYRRLTIHCTRHFQEWKILDSSVRSVLLFFKKYRNPRIDLRSRHVGVLNAPRVTWRELSHVISTFVNLRVLFPWENMTIIGSLPNLQVLEMTQIIGTKFSEWKPVEGQFLRLKYFRSSLDYLVKWEMEKEHFPCLESLILKNVERIDEIPSGIGEIDTLQYIELQDCKKPLVNSAMQIRRLQHENGNYAFRVRVNNSRR, from the exons ATGACTGACATGAACTTATACCGAGCCCCTCCATTTTTGTCTCCTCCCATGGCTGCTGCTTATGCTGCGCTTCTTGCTGTTGCTCGATCATTGCGAGAGATTTTGGATCTTGACAAGTATATCGATCCTCTTCACAAAGAAAAAAATGTCTCTCTCAAGGAAAAAGTTGATTTCATCGTTGCTTTCCTTGAAGATTTTTCGGGTAATTATCAAGAAACACTTGGTCGTGAAGGAAATGGGATTAGAAAAGCTGCATATGAAGCTCAAGATTTCATGGATTCGTATCAGTGTTCGGTGTCAACTATTGATGATGATGGGAGTACTGAAGAGGCTGATTTGAACTTGGATCGAGACTTAACCATGGCGTCTGAAAGGATTGGTTTTATTTGGGAAGAGACGATGAAGATGAACAACGGTGACACGGAAAAAGATAGGCGATCCGTATCTTATTCTTTTCCTGTTGATCGTTCATCCACAGTCCAAACCACTGCCAGAAAAGTGGAAGTGGGATTTGATGATTACTTGCTCGCTATCAAAGAACGGTTATACGAAGACTCTGCTAAACTCCAAATTATCCCAGTTGTTGGGATGGGGGGTATCGGGAAGACGACTCTGGCTAGAAAAGCATACGACGATTCAATCTTTTCTCAATACTTCGACAAATGCGCATGGATCACTGTGTCACAAGAGTATCAAAGGGGAGAGGTTCTTTCAGGGCTTTTGAAGTCCCTCAAGAATGAACAATCTAATGAGAACGAAGCAGAACTGGCAAAACTAGTGTATCAAAGTCTTTTTGGCAGGCGATATCTCATTGTGGTTGATGATATATGGAGTACCAAGGCATGGGATGATTTCAAGATGACATTCCCAGACGATGGTAGTGGAAGTCGAATCTTGTTAACCACCAGGCTATTAGATGTGGCTTCTCATGCGAGATCTTCAGATGCTCCTGTTCACCAAATGAACTGTTTAAATAATGATCAAAGTTGGGAACTACTTCAAGAAAGTGTTTTCGAACAACAGTCTTGTCCTCTCCAACTGGTGAAAGTCGGGAAGAAGATTGCGGAAAATTGTAGGGGACTCCCACTCACCATCGTGGTGGTTGCTGGACTAATCCTTTCTTCAGGCAACGTGATGAGAGAAGAAGTGTGGGAAAATGTTTCGGAAAATATAAGTTCTAAAGAGCCTACAATTGCCCTTCAGTGCTCAAAGATACTGTGTTTTAGTTATGATCGGTTACCTCTTCGACTAAAACCATGCTTCCTCTACATAGCAGCTTTTCCTGAAGATTCTGAAATTGATGTTTCTAAGCTAATCAAGTTGTGGGTTGCTGAGGGATTTCTGAAACCAAACGATCAGTTCAAATGGTTGGAAGATGTGGGGGAACGTTATTTGGAGGATCTGGTGAACAGAAGTTTGCTCTTAGTGAGCAAGAAAGGGCCTGACGGGAAACTCGAAACTGTTAGAATCCATGATATGTTGAGGGAGATTTGCATAACAAAAGCTGAAGAAGAGGGGTTTCTTCATGTTGTCTCATCCAAAACCAATTCCATAACAGAAATCATAGAGAATCCATATCGCCGCCTCACAATTCATTGCACGAGGCATTTTCAAGAATGGAAAATCTTAGATTCGAGCGTGCGTTCGGTTCtacttttcttcaagaaatatCGGAATCCAAGAATAGATCTAAGGTCTAGGCACGTCGGTGTCTTGAATGCACCCCGAGTAACTTGGCGGGAATTGTCACATGTAATCTCTACATTCGTCAATTTAAG AGTCCTTTTTCCTTGGGAAAATATGACCATAATTGGGTCACTCCCGAATCTTCAAGTGCTCGAGATGACGCAAATTATAGGCACTAAATTTTCTGAGTGGAAACCAGTGGAAGGTCAATTTCTTCGACTCAAGTATTTTCGTTCTTCCTTAGATTATTTGGTGAAGTGGGAAATGGAAAAAGAGCACTTTCCATGTCTTGAAAGCTTGATTCTCAAAAATGTGGAGAGGATTGATGAGATTCCTAGTGGCATAGGAGAAATAGATACGCTTCAATACATAGAGTTGCAGGATTGTAAGAAACCACTGGTCAACTCAGCGATGCAAATTCGGAGGCTGCAACATGAAAATGGAAACTATGCTTTTCGTGTTCGTGTAAATAATTCCCGTAGATAG
- the LOC140821102 gene encoding putative late blight resistance protein homolog R1B-12 isoform X2 — protein MTDMNLYRAPPFLSPPMAAAYAALLAVARSLREILDLDKYIDPLHKEKNVSLKEKVDFIVAFLEDFSGNYQETLGREGNGIRKAAYEAQDFMDSYQCSVSTIDDDGSTEEADLNLDRDLTMASERIGFIWEETMKMNNGDTEKDRRSVSYSFPVDRSSTVQTTARKVEVGFDDYLLAIKERLYEDSAKLQIIPVVGMGGIGKTTLARKAYDDSIFSQYFDKCAWITVSQEYQRGEVLSGLLKSLKNEQSNENEAELAKLVYQSLFGRRYLIVVDDIWSTKAWDDFKMTFPDDGSGSRILLTTRLLDVASHARSSDAPVHQMNCLNNDQSWELLQESVFEQQSCPLQLVKVGKKIAENCRGLPLTIVVVAGLILSSGNVMREEVWENVSENISSKEPTIALQCSKILCFSYDRLPLRLKPCFLYIAAFPEDSEIDVSKLIKLWVAEGFLKPNDQFKWLEDVGERYLEDLVNRSLLLVSKKGPDGKLETVRIHDMLREICITKAEEEGFLHVVSSKTNSITEIIENPYRRLTIHCTRHFQEWKILDSSVRSVLLFFKKYRNPRIDLRSRHVGVLNAPRVTWRELSHVISTFVNLRNCS, from the coding sequence ATGACTGACATGAACTTATACCGAGCCCCTCCATTTTTGTCTCCTCCCATGGCTGCTGCTTATGCTGCGCTTCTTGCTGTTGCTCGATCATTGCGAGAGATTTTGGATCTTGACAAGTATATCGATCCTCTTCACAAAGAAAAAAATGTCTCTCTCAAGGAAAAAGTTGATTTCATCGTTGCTTTCCTTGAAGATTTTTCGGGTAATTATCAAGAAACACTTGGTCGTGAAGGAAATGGGATTAGAAAAGCTGCATATGAAGCTCAAGATTTCATGGATTCGTATCAGTGTTCGGTGTCAACTATTGATGATGATGGGAGTACTGAAGAGGCTGATTTGAACTTGGATCGAGACTTAACCATGGCGTCTGAAAGGATTGGTTTTATTTGGGAAGAGACGATGAAGATGAACAACGGTGACACGGAAAAAGATAGGCGATCCGTATCTTATTCTTTTCCTGTTGATCGTTCATCCACAGTCCAAACCACTGCCAGAAAAGTGGAAGTGGGATTTGATGATTACTTGCTCGCTATCAAAGAACGGTTATACGAAGACTCTGCTAAACTCCAAATTATCCCAGTTGTTGGGATGGGGGGTATCGGGAAGACGACTCTGGCTAGAAAAGCATACGACGATTCAATCTTTTCTCAATACTTCGACAAATGCGCATGGATCACTGTGTCACAAGAGTATCAAAGGGGAGAGGTTCTTTCAGGGCTTTTGAAGTCCCTCAAGAATGAACAATCTAATGAGAACGAAGCAGAACTGGCAAAACTAGTGTATCAAAGTCTTTTTGGCAGGCGATATCTCATTGTGGTTGATGATATATGGAGTACCAAGGCATGGGATGATTTCAAGATGACATTCCCAGACGATGGTAGTGGAAGTCGAATCTTGTTAACCACCAGGCTATTAGATGTGGCTTCTCATGCGAGATCTTCAGATGCTCCTGTTCACCAAATGAACTGTTTAAATAATGATCAAAGTTGGGAACTACTTCAAGAAAGTGTTTTCGAACAACAGTCTTGTCCTCTCCAACTGGTGAAAGTCGGGAAGAAGATTGCGGAAAATTGTAGGGGACTCCCACTCACCATCGTGGTGGTTGCTGGACTAATCCTTTCTTCAGGCAACGTGATGAGAGAAGAAGTGTGGGAAAATGTTTCGGAAAATATAAGTTCTAAAGAGCCTACAATTGCCCTTCAGTGCTCAAAGATACTGTGTTTTAGTTATGATCGGTTACCTCTTCGACTAAAACCATGCTTCCTCTACATAGCAGCTTTTCCTGAAGATTCTGAAATTGATGTTTCTAAGCTAATCAAGTTGTGGGTTGCTGAGGGATTTCTGAAACCAAACGATCAGTTCAAATGGTTGGAAGATGTGGGGGAACGTTATTTGGAGGATCTGGTGAACAGAAGTTTGCTCTTAGTGAGCAAGAAAGGGCCTGACGGGAAACTCGAAACTGTTAGAATCCATGATATGTTGAGGGAGATTTGCATAACAAAAGCTGAAGAAGAGGGGTTTCTTCATGTTGTCTCATCCAAAACCAATTCCATAACAGAAATCATAGAGAATCCATATCGCCGCCTCACAATTCATTGCACGAGGCATTTTCAAGAATGGAAAATCTTAGATTCGAGCGTGCGTTCGGTTCtacttttcttcaagaaatatCGGAATCCAAGAATAGATCTAAGGTCTAGGCACGTCGGTGTCTTGAATGCACCCCGAGTAACTTGGCGGGAATTGTCACATGTAATCTCTACATTCGTCAATTTAAG